One stretch of Diabrotica undecimpunctata isolate CICGRU chromosome 5, icDiaUnde3, whole genome shotgun sequence DNA includes these proteins:
- the LOC140442195 gene encoding uncharacterized protein — protein sequence MIENIIFNSNLNFLNTGSSTYFHIQTGTLSSIDLSICNPELSTHLTWKTLESLYGSNHFPILISNNDNSQRQSQIKWKIAHADWDLFNLIVKEQTNEISFTNSADEDLNMLINCIITSAEKCIGKYYFDPSKKYVSWWNESCKLAIKDCKKALNRYRKTRNQADLINLRKLKAKSKRIVIESKKNSWNKYISSIT from the coding sequence atgattgaaaatatcaTATTCAATTCCAACCTTAATTTTCTAAACACTGGAAGCAGCACATACTTTCATATTCAAACAGGTACTCTCTCTTCCATTGATTTAAGCATATGTAATCCAGAATTATCTACTCATCTTACATGGAAAACACTGGAAAGTCTCTATGGCAGTAACCATTTTcccattttaatttctaacaatgaTAACTCACAAAGACAAAGCCAAATTAAGTGGAAAATTGCTCACGCTGACTGGGATCTATTTAACTTAATTGTCAAGGAACAAACAAATGAAATCTCCTTTACGAATTCTGCTGATGAAGATCTTAACATGTTGATTAATTGTATTATAACTTCCGCTGAAAAATGCATAGGTAAATACTACTTTGATCCCTCCAAAAAATATGTTTCGTGGTGGAATGAATCATGTAAACTAGCTAtaaaagattgtaaaaaagcATTAAACCGATATCGTAAAACTAGAAACCAAGCGGACCTaataaatcttagaaaactaaaagCTAAATCTAAGCGAATTGTTATAGAAAGCAAAAAGAACTCATGGAACAAATACATCAGTAGCATAACTTAA